ATCAGATGAATCCcccaatttttttggtttttttgggTATCAAATCGTTGGGGGGTTCGAAATTCCAtctaaaaattatcaaacaaacATACTTTGATGAATAAATACGTCAAATTGgtcgatttttatataaaaatgtgctAAATCAGGCGTATAATGTGGACTATGTAATATCAGATGAATCCcccaatttttttggtttttttgggTATCAAATCGTTGGGGGGTTCGAAATTCCAtctaaaaattatcaaacaaacATACTTTGATGAATAAATACGTCAAATTGgtcgatttttatataaaaatgtgctAAATCAGGCGTATAATGTGGACGATGTAATATCAGATGAATCCcccaatttttttggtttttttgggTATCAAATCGTTGGGGGGTTCGAAATTCCATCTAAAAACTATCAAACAAGCATATTTTAATGAACAGATGCTCCAATTTGGTGGATTTCGATGAGAAAAGATGCTAAATCAGGTGTATAATGTGGACGAttcaatattccaatttttttcggCTTTTCGGGCATCCAAATCGCTGGGGATGGAAAATTTCGACTGTAAATTACAGTACAGacattgaatataataaaaatatatgaaaacattGTTAATATAGTAACGGTTATTACCTACGAATTCATTGGAAACCAAACAACCCCTTAATAGGGAGTACGCGCTATTAGGGTTGCTTTTTTCGATTTAAACAAAGGTTGACGTTAGAAAACGAGGAGGGTGGAATAGACGGTCATCAATAACTGATAGAAAATACGCTGTCGATAAAAACAAACGACGATATCGGGTTGAATCTaacaaaatcgtttttttcgaaaataacgtTTAAAAACGTTGTCGAACTTTTGTTTTTTCGCGCGTTATCGATTAAATTTCgcggaaaaaaatgaaattcgccATCAATTACATTGAATTAAATTGTCGAATAACCgatttaaacaatgaaaaaaccGTTTACCGCACTAAAAAGTCAGTAAATTAAATCTTAAATCCCTATCAATGTCGTATCGTGTAAGTTATGAAAATACGTCGGTCGGCGGGGACATATTTCTGAAGAATGGGTACAAATATGTTAACAATAGATTTCTGTAAGGGTAAATTCATTATTGTTGGGTGGCAATCTGCTTTCGTCAACCGAAAATATCAAACCCTCTTGTCGATTTGAATGTTGCAAGCAGCGGCGtcactttaaatattttttcgcgTTCGTAAAATCGATTACGTATCGATAAAAAGGTTCGAGAACAATTCatagaatgttctagaacattttataaCCTCCCAACGTATACAAGAATAGTATAAAAAGTTCCTAAAACATCGTAGACtttctaaaaatgatttttagttatgtaaaatgttcattttatcgtttttaactTTCTAAATAGATCgagaacattttataaaatattttgtaccttTCAGAACgttttagaatgttctagaacattttataaCCTCCCAATTTATACAAGATTTGTATAAAAAGTTCCTAAAACATCGTAGAGTttccaaaaatgattttcagttttataaaatgttcattttttcgtttttaactTTCTAAATAGATCGAGAAcactttataaaatattttgtaccttTCAGAACgttttagaatgttctagaacattttataaCCTCCCAACGTATACAAGAATAGTATAAAAAGTTCCTAAAACATCGTAGAGTttccaaaaatgattttcagttttataaaatgttcattttatcgtttttaactTTCTAAATAGATCgagaacattttataaaacattttgtacCTTTCAGAACgttttagaatgttctagaacattttataaCCTCCCAATTTATACAAGATTTGTATAAAAAGTTCCTAAAACATCGTAGAGTttccaaaaatgattttcagttttataaaatgttcattttttcgtttttaactTTCTAAATAGATCGAGAAcactttataaaatattttgtaccttTCAGAACgttttagaatgttctagaacattttataaCCTCCCAACGTATACAAGAATAGTATAAAAAGTTCCTAAAACATCGTAGACtttctaaaaatgatttttagttatgtaaaatgttcattttatcgtttttaactttctaaatagatcgaaaacattttataaaacattttgtacCTTTCAGAACgttttagaatgttctagaacattttataaCCTCCCAACGTATACAAGAATAGTATAAAAAGTTCCTAAAACATCGTAGACtttctaaaaatgattttcagttttataaaatgttcattttttcgtttttaactTTCTAAATAGATCGAGAAcactttataaaatattttgtaccttTCAGAACgttttagaatgttctagaacattttataaCCTCCCAACGTATACAAGAATAGTATAAAAAGTTCCTAAAACATCGTAGACtttctaaaaatgatttttagttatgtaaaatgttcattttatcgtttttaactttctaaatagatcgaaaacattttataaaacattttgtacCTTTCAGAACgttttagaatgttctagaacattttataaCCTCCCAACGTATACAAGAATAGTATAAAAAGTTCCTAAAACATCGTAGACtttctaaaaatgattttcagttttataaaatgttcattttttcgtttttaactTTCTAAATAGATCGAGAAcactttataaaatattttgtaccttTCAGAACgttttagaatgttctagaacattttataaCCTCCCAACGTATACAAGAATAGTATAAAAAGTTCCTAAAACATCGTAGACtttctaaaaatgatttttagttatgtaaaatgttcattttatcgtttttaactttctaaatagatcgaaaacattttataaaacattttgtacCTCTCAGAACgttttagaatgttctagaacattttataaCCTcccaatatatacaaaatttgtacaaaaagtTTCTTAAACATCGTAGAGTttccaaaaatgattttcagttttataaaatgttcattttttcgtttttaactTTCTAAATAGATCgagaacattttataaaacattttgtacCTTTCAGAACgttttagaatgttctagaacattttataaCCTcccaatatatacaaaatttgtacaaaaagtTTCTTAAACATCGTAGAGTttccaaaaatgattttcagttttataaaatgttcattttttcgtttttaactTTCTAAATAGATCgagaacattttataaaatattttgtaccttTCAGAACGTTTTAGAATGTTATAGAACATTTTATAACCTcccaatatatacaaaatttgtacaaaaagtTTCTTAAACATCGTAGAGTttccaaaaatgattttcagttttataaaatgttcattttatcgtttttaactttctaaatagatcgaaaacattttataaaacattttgtacCTTTCAGAACggtttagaatgttctagaacattttataaCCTCCCAATTTATACAAGATTTGTATAAAAAGTTCCTAAAACATCGTAGAGtttccaaaaatgatttttagttatataaaatgttcattttttcgtttttaactttctaaatagatcgaaaacattttataaaacattttgtacCTTTCAGAACgttttagaatgttctagaacattttataaCCTcccaatatatacaaaatttgtacaaaaagtTTCTTAAACATCGTAGAGTttccaaaaatgattttcagttttataaaatgttcattttctCGTTTTTAACTTTCTAAATAGATCgagaacattttataaaacattttgtacCTTTCGGAACGTTCTAGAATGTTCTATAACATTTTGAAACGTCTCAATTTATTCAAGAATAATGTAAAAATAGTTGCCATATGgcattatataatttttagcgAAGTCCCTTCCTGTTCAACGGCAAGAGCAACTCcgaataatacaaaaaataaaatcgaagagacttttttttttcatatcgtTTAAACCGTGGGTAAAAGCGAATCGAAACAAAAGATTACGTAAAGGGCGAACATGGATTGTTACGGAAATAAAGGGCGCAGGGAGTGGACTACACGCTGTGTTGTAATATGCATATTAACGTCTGCGAGAAATAATAACCTTCGAAACAACCGACgaaaatatttggtatttttcaattcaaaaaatacaAGGAGCAGTTATAACTACGccccaaaaaaaaatacgcacaattttcgacaaaaataaGATATTTCCTTAAATTTTTCGCTcccagaaattttcaaaaatacgcGTTACCAAAAATGTAGTGTTCgattcgaaaattttgaaaatgttgacCAAATTACGTCTTTTTGACGTTTATGAATATGTTCTGCCACTCGACGAAACGTTTTCGCATAAAATAACACACTATGCCATGTTGCCACGTTTCATTTTATTTCCGAGATGAtcggaatttttatttttttcgaaaatgtgaatttttatcGAGATTTTTCGAAACTAAAGTCAGATGTTTTAAAATTTCACCAAACGCCGATTAAATTACGCCTTTTTGACGTTTATGAATATGTTCTGCCACTCGACgaaacatttttatgtaaaataacacaaaatgCCATGTTGCcacgttttattttatttccgaGATTAtcggaatttttatttttttcgaaaatgtgaatttttactgagatttttcgaaattaaagtcggatatttcgaaatttgatcAAACGCCGATTAAATTACGTCTATTTGACGTTTATGAATATGTTCTGCTACTCGACGAAACGTTTTTACGTAAAATAACACATTATGCAATGTTGCCACGTTTCATTTTATTTCCGAGATTAgcggaatttttatttttttggaaagtgtgaatttttattgagatttttcgaaattaaagtcggatatttcgaaatttgatcAAATGCCGATTAAATTACGtgtttttgacgtttatgaagATGTTTTGTTGCTACACGAAACGTTTTCACGTAAAATAATACACTATGCAATGTTGCTACGTTTCATTTAATTTCCGAGACaattggaaattttctttttttataaaagtgaattttattgttgcagtttatttttacttcgattttcgcaatttttttatgaaaaaaatgaaaaaaaaaaaaacttttttgtttgattaaatcaacatttattaattttttacgatATTAAATGATGAATGTCGAtagataacctcaaaaataacaaGGAAATTGCATTCTCgtgtatatataaattgaaataagacGTTACGCTATGTTGTcaagtttaatttaatttcgGAGACGAtcggaattttttttgttattgaaaatgtggattttcattgttttcattacgatttttccaagttttttttgACGAACTAACGAAAATAAGGTAAATTTAACCAAATTACGTGTTTTGGACAAGTGTTTCGCAGttctaataaacttttttatgtaCGTTTAAATACGTCAATTTTGGCGAGTCCGCTCCTGTTGTTTCAAACCCTATTGTATTCCACAAATAGTGCATCTATATCTTCAACTAGCGTTCCcccttttatattttttatcggCACCGCCCCATTTCCCATCGTCGTCgactcgaaaatatttttctcccaCAGAATTTCGATATTGAATAGAAGTGTTTCAAGTTCCCACCGATTATAGGGGAAtcgacaatttttatttaattatttttttttttattatttttacagtatCGGCGGTTATGGTTCAAATAATGTTATGAATGGCGGGGATCAAGGTTACGGGAACGGAAACGCGTTGAGTACGGCAGCTATGGTAGCCGCCGCCGCCACGGCCACGGCGACCGCCACCGCCAGCGTAGTCGCCTTACAAGATAATTCGCAATTCAACAACCAGCAATACCAACAGAATTACCAACAACGCATGATGGGCATGAACGGAATGAATCAATTCCAAAATATGAACATGGGAGGCATCCACAACAACATGATGACAAATATGGGACCTAAAATGGGAATGCAGGGTCCAGGTCCCGGACCTAATGCCACTTCGATGTATCCCAGACGGATGACGCCGTATCCTTCGCCGGCGGCGATGCACATGACGCAAAAAAGGGCGACGCCGCAAACTTATTCCAATAATTGCCCGACGATGAATCCCAACATCGCCGCCGGTATGAATCCCAATTTCAACCCGAACGGTCAATACCCTTACAACAGGTGAgttaggaaataaaaaaaattccctctcaatatatatacagtgtgtatcAGAATGAACAATTCCAGCGCGCGGCAGCCCAATTTCAATCAATACCCGTCGCAACAAACCCTCGGACCGTCGAACAACTTCGGTCCGGGTAACATGATGTCGATGGGTAATCCGAGGCAGCTGCGGCAGGCGACGCCGCCCTACACTAACCAAGGACAGTATTTCAATAACGGTACCATCGGTCAATTCCCTTCGAGCAATTCTGGTCAGTACAACATGAACGGCGCCGGAGCCGGTTCTAATACTCAATACGGTAACACGAATTCGGCGCAGTTTCAACAAGACGTATCGATGAGGAACAACATGAGTTACCAACATAGTCCCATTCCTGGTAATCCCACGCCGCCTCTGACGCCCGCCAGCAGTATGCCGCCGTACATTAGCCCCAATCCGGACGTTAAGCCCAATTTTAACGACCTCAAACCACCGTTGCCGGTACCAAGTAAGTCATAACTTTATTCGCCacgtaaaattatatattatgcAATGTTGCCGCGTTTCGTTTGATTTCGGAGATGATCggaattttccatttttgttttttattcgaaaatgtgagtttttattgagatttttcgaaattttttcacgaataaatgaaaataaagtcggatattttgaaatttgaccaGACGCTCATTAAATTTCGTCtttttgacgtttatgaagATGTTTTGCTGCTACACGGAACGTTTTCACGTGAAATAACACATTATGCGATGTTGCCGCGTTTCGTTTGATTTCGGAGATGAtcggaatttttatttttttcgtaaatgtgaatttttattgagattattcgaaattaaagtgGGATATTTCGAAATTTGGCCAAACGCTCATTAAATTTCGTCtttttgacgtttatgaagATGTTTTGCTGCTTCACGGAACGTTTTCACTTGAAATAACACGCTATGCAATGTTGCCGCGTTTCGTTTGTTTTCGGAGATGAtcggaatttttatttttttcgtaaatgtgaatttttattgagattattcgaaattaaagtgGGATATTTCGAAATTTGGCCAAACGCTCATTAAATTTCGTCtttttgacgtttatgaagATGTTTCGCTGCTACACGGAACGTTTTCACGTGAAATAACACATTATGCGATGTTGCCGCGTTTCGTTTGATTTCGGAGATGATcggaattttccaattttttttcgaaaatgtgagtttttattgagatttttcaaaatttgaccaaaCGCTCATTAAATTAGGTCtttttgacgtttatgaagATGTTTTGCTGCTACACGGAACGTTTTCACGTGAAATAACACGCTATGCAATGTTGCCGCGTTTCGTTTGTTTTCGGAGATGAtcggaatttttatttttttcgtaaatgtgaatttttattgagattattagaaattaaagtGGGATATTTCGAAATTTGGCCAAACGCTCATTAAATTTCGTCtttttgacgtttatgaagATGTTTTGCTGCTTCACGGAACGTTTTCACTTGAAATAACACATTATGCGATGTTGCCGCGATTCATTTGATTTCGGAGacaattggaattttttttttttctagaaaaatgaattttcattgttGCAGCTTATTTTCATtaagatttttcgaaatttttttcaaaaaaaatgtaaaacaaagcctcttttgttcaaataattcaatatctattatttatttacgatattaataataaatgtcgatacataacctcaataatgTCAAGAAAATCGGATTCGCGTCTATATACAAAGTACTATAGCAAATTAGGCTACGTTGCCacgtttaattttatttcggagataataggaaatttttttttttttggaaaatgtggATTTTTATTGTTGCGGTcagtttttaatgatatttttcgaaatttatttacgaacaaatgaaaataaagtcatatatttcaaaatacgaCCAAAAGCTATTCAAATTACGTCTTTTTGACGTATGTAAAGACGAATTGCCGTTACACGAAACGTTTTCAGTTAAACACCGTCCATTTAATACATTTTCGATATTAAACGAGCCTTCGACTCGATTCTATTCAATCTAAAACTCAGATTCGAATCCAGCAAATTTGTATTTAACATAAAATCCCTTTAGACGACGAGCTACGATTGACTTTCCCCGTAAGAGACGGCATCATACTACCCCCCTTCAGATTGGAACATAATTTGGCGGTGAGTAATCACGTATTCCAATTAAAACCGACCGTACATCAAACTCTGATGTGGCGACAAGACCTGGAATTGCAATTGAAGTGTTTCCATCACGAAGACCGACAGATGAACACCAATTGGCCGGCGTCGGTGCAAGTTTCGGTGAACGCCACGCCCCTGATGATCGATAGAGGCGAAAACAAAACTTCCCACAAGCCCCTGTATCTGAAAGACGTCTGCCAACCCGGTAGGAACACCATACAGATCACGGTGTCCGCTTGTTGTTGCGTAAGTTCCGCGCATACCCGCTaatcgacatttttttttttatttgatttttgacaatttgCAGTCGCATTTGTTCGTCCTTCAATTGGTTCACCGACCCAGCGTTCGATCCGTGCTGCAAGGTTTGCTCAGGAAACGTCTCCTTACCGCGGATCATTGCATAGCGAAGATCAAGAGGAATTTCAACAATACCGGCAGTTCGAACGGCGCCGGTACCGGCGATAGAGACGCCGTCGAACAGACCGCGTTGAAGGTTTCGGTCAAATGTCCCATCACTTTCAAGAGGATCACTTTACCTGCCAGGGGACACGAATGCAAACATATTCAGTGCTTCGATTTGGAATCGTATCTGCAGTTGAATTGCGAAAGGGGAGCTTGGAGGTGTCCCGTTTGCAAGTAAGTAAGcccttcattatttttcttcttatttacaGTACCCTGTATAATTGAATTGCCTTTAACAGTGACCATGATACTTGAATTGCCTTTTACAGTGTCATTTATACTTGAATTGCCTTTTATAAAGTGTCATAGGTACTTGAATTGCCTTTAATAGCGACCATGATACTTGATTTGCCTTTTGCAGTGACATTTATACTTGAATTGCCTTTTATAAAGTGTCATAGGTACTTGAATTGCCTTCTGGCAGTGTCTTAAATACTTGAATTGCCTTTAACAATAACCATGATACTTGAATTGCCTTTTGCAGTGTCATTTATTCTTGAATTGCCTTTTATAAAGTGTCCTAGATGCTTGAATTGCCTTTTACAATGTCTTATGAACTTAAATTGCCTTCTGGCAGTGTCTTAAGTACTTGAATTGCCTTTAACAATGACCATGATACTTGAATTGCCTTTTGCAGTGTCATTTTATACTTGAATTGCCTTTTATAAAGTGTCCTAGATGCTTGAATTGCCTTTAACAGTGTCCATGATACTTGAATTGCCTTTAACAGTGACCATGATACTTGAATTGCCTTTTGCAGTGACATTTGTACTTGAATTGCCTTTTATAAAGTGTCATAGGTACTTGAATTGCCTTTAACAGTGACCATGATACTTGAATTGCCTTTTGCAGTGACATTTATACTTGAATTGCCTTTTATAAAGTGTCATAGGTACTTGAATTGCCTTCTGGCAGTGTCTTAAATACTTGAATTGCCTTTTGCAGTGACATTTATTCTTGAATTGCCTTTTATAAAGTGTCCTAGATGCTTGAATTGCCTTTTACAATGTCTTATGAACTTAAATTGCCTTCTGGTAGTGTCTTAAGTACTTGAATTGCCTTTAACAATGACCATGATACTTGAATTATCTTTTGAAGTGTCATTTATACTTGAATTGCCTTTTATAAAGTGTCCTAGATGCTTGAATTGCCTTTTACAATGTCTTATGAACTTAAATTGCCTTCTGGCAGACTTTTATGTACTTGAAGTGCCTTTAACAGTATCCTATGCACTTGAATTACCTTTTGAAGTGTCATTTATACTTAAAATGCCTTTTATAAAGTGTCCTAGATGCTTGAATTGCCTTTTACAGTGTCTTGTGTACTTGAATTGCCTTTTACAATGCCCTAGGTACTTTAATTGCCTTTTACAATATCATTTGTACTTGAATTGCCTCTTCTTCTTTGgaaaaatcagatttttcttatttctttgttgatatattgaattttacaaCCTTTAATAGcctttataacttttattatgCTTCTTTTTACTTGtagacctttatttttaatggtTTCTCCCTTTATGTTGTGGAAGTGAGTGATATTGGAGCTTTTATcacattttccaataaatttacaGCCTTTAGTAGGTGCTGTAACTTTTATTATGCATTTTCCATCCTttaattcacatttttcttacaaatattaGTTTCTAATTAATGTTTCATCACATGCTTtagaaaaatcaacattttcctATATCTTCGTTGATGTATTCAATTTTACAGCCTTTAGTAGCCTTtgtaacttttattttcttgtagACCTTTATTTAGAATTATTCCTTCCTTTATACCTTGCAAAACT
The sequence above is drawn from the Diorhabda carinulata isolate Delta chromosome 6, icDioCari1.1, whole genome shotgun sequence genome and encodes:
- the LOC130895559 gene encoding zinc finger MIZ domain-containing protein 1 isoform X1; this translates as MLGYTSYRDWTGPGAGAQQQLSVVTTVWGVSTTTQSGPHGGAYTGGPTPTANSNYIGGQGKVQQGAYQGGYRQVVPPGIGGYGSNNVMNGGDQGYGNGNALSTAAMVAAAATATATATASVVALQDNSQFNNQQYQQNYQQRMMGMNGMNQFQNMNMGGIHNNMMTNMGPKMGMQGPGPGPNATSMYPRRMTPYPSPAAMHMTQKRATPQTYSNNCPTMNPNIAAGMNPNFNPNGQYPYNRMNNSSARQPNFNQYPSQQTLGPSNNFGPGNMMSMGNPRQLRQATPPYTNQGQYFNNGTIGQFPSSNSGQYNMNGAGAGSNTQYGNTNSAQFQQDVSMRNNMSYQHSPIPGNPTPPLTPASSMPPYISPNPDVKPNFNDLKPPLPVPNDELRLTFPVRDGIILPPFRLEHNLAVSNHVFQLKPTVHQTLMWRQDLELQLKCFHHEDRQMNTNWPASVQVSVNATPLMIDRGENKTSHKPLYLKDVCQPGRNTIQITVSACCCSHLFVLQLVHRPSVRSVLQGLLRKRLLTADHCIAKIKRNFNNTGSSNGAGTGDRDAVEQTALKVSVKCPITFKRITLPARGHECKHIQCFDLESYLQLNCERGAWRCPVCNKPAQLEGLEVDQYMWGILNTLNTSDVEEVTIDSSANWKAAKGNVPGIKMEDEGTDSCSGGKRNKAMSPGSMTLPTMNNWDMQAMSPYLPPDMNSIASGSMMNGGPPSYNNSYSNSNDYLGANGPLSHLSESVNSLDPLNAMEKSLNEQMPHTPHTPHTPHTPHTPGGGTPGSAHTPGGGTGPPSVPPATSDAHNTSNGSNNGNPASVPGTNTDTSVPDIPSDLNFDPAAVIDGEGTGQEALNLLPDSVDPMELLSYLDPPDLNTPPSSGSSSGPANTSTNDDILALFE
- the LOC130895559 gene encoding zinc finger MIZ domain-containing protein 1 isoform X2, which gives rise to MLGYTSYRDWTGPGAGAQQQLSVVTTVWGVSTTTQSGPHGGAYTGGPTPTANSNYIGGQGKVQQGAYQGGYRQVVPPGIGGYGSNNVMNGGDQGYGNGNALSTAAMVAAAATATATATASVVALQDNSQFNNQQYQQNYQQRMMGMNGMNQFQNMNMGGIHNNMMTNMGPKMGMQGPGPGPNATSMYPRRMTPYPSPAAMHMTQKRATPQTYSNNCPTMNPNIAAGMNPNFNPNGQYPYNSARQPNFNQYPSQQTLGPSNNFGPGNMMSMGNPRQLRQATPPYTNQGQYFNNGTIGQFPSSNSGQYNMNGAGAGSNTQYGNTNSAQFQQDVSMRNNMSYQHSPIPGNPTPPLTPASSMPPYISPNPDVKPNFNDLKPPLPVPNDELRLTFPVRDGIILPPFRLEHNLAVSNHVFQLKPTVHQTLMWRQDLELQLKCFHHEDRQMNTNWPASVQVSVNATPLMIDRGENKTSHKPLYLKDVCQPGRNTIQITVSACCCSHLFVLQLVHRPSVRSVLQGLLRKRLLTADHCIAKIKRNFNNTGSSNGAGTGDRDAVEQTALKVSVKCPITFKRITLPARGHECKHIQCFDLESYLQLNCERGAWRCPVCNKPAQLEGLEVDQYMWGILNTLNTSDVEEVTIDSSANWKAAKGNVPGIKMEDEGTDSCSGGKRNKAMSPGSMTLPTMNNWDMQAMSPYLPPDMNSIASGSMMNGGPPSYNNSYSNSNDYLGANGPLSHLSESVNSLDPLNAMEKSLNEQMPHTPHTPHTPHTPHTPGGGTPGSAHTPGGGTGPPSVPPATSDAHNTSNGSNNGNPASVPGTNTDTSVPDIPSDLNFDPAAVIDGEGTGQEALNLLPDSVDPMELLSYLDPPDLNTPPSSGSSSGPANTSTNDDILALFE